DNA from Garra rufa chromosome 5, GarRuf1.0, whole genome shotgun sequence:
TTTGataacaatatattcacataattTGTGTAGAATCACAAAAATACTTGAAGCATTATACTCATCTAGTATTTAATTGTAGTGGTGTAAATTCATTTATTGACATTGACAGGTGTGATGATCAATGGGGCTGAGTTTTGACCTTTATAGTTTAATGATGGGCCAAAATATGGATAGAGTTTGTCAGTGAAAGACTGACCAGTGTAAGAGTAGATATGAGAGCTGGACTCCACATCATAAAATGAGACCAGACCCTCCTCATAATCCACAAACACACCGACCCGCTGTGGCTTCACTCTCAGAGACAGAAGGACAGTGGGACCAGCATAGGCTGCATATTTATAACCATTCCTCAGAACCACCGTCCAGTATCCATTACTGGGTCTCACTCTGATATTTCCCTTCCTGTTAATAGATTCTCTGACCACTCCTAAAGTCCAGTCAGTCTTTCCCTTCACCTGCACCTCAAAATAAAATCTCCCTGAGGAGAATCCCTCCTTTCCCAGGATACTTACACAtaaatcaaatctgtctggattgTCTGGGAGTTTCTGTCTAACGTCTGAATCTCTCACTTGTTTCCCATCATCAGACAGGATGAGGTTCGGATGAGCTGTATCAGGATCCAGAGTCACATCCACTAAAAAAACGATAACATAAATTACAACTTCACAATACAAGGATTCTTTGATGttgatgtttttaatatttaatagatTTAATCAGATTGTAATGCAGTAATGAAGCTGTGAGTATCTGAATGTAAACTAGTGTAGTGCAGACAGCTCACTGTACCTGCATACTGCTGCATCCTCTTCAGCTCTATAGAGACacacaacaataaaacattagaaGATCTTTTAGATTCATTATTCATTACAGATATTATAAGATGATAAACCTATGTATCTGTATGGTGTATTTGATATTGTCGTACCAGTTTGTGTGAGTTTCTCATCTAGTGTGTGCTGCAGTTGAGTCAGATCTCTCCTCAGAGTCTCCAGACTCACATGAGTCTTCATACTGATCTCAAGCCAGTTCCTGGTGTTTGTAGAGCTGCACAGGGATGAGGAAATCTACAGCAGGAGAGAGGAGAAATCCTTCAGCATGAGGAGTGTCATATACTGCATTATCATTGATCAGAGAGATGTTGACTGACCTGTAGGAGGTGGAGGTGATCTTCAGTTTGTGAGAGCCGCTCCAGCTCAGCGTTTCTCATCTTTAGCTCAGTGATCTCCTGCTCCAGCTCTTCAATGAGCTCTTCCTCCTGTTTCTCTGCTGCTTTCTGCTGCTCCTCCATCATCTCCAGCAGTTCAGTCTGACatctctcaatggagcggatcAGATCAGTGAAGAACTCAACACGGGCTGCTTTCTCCTCCTCTGTGTTTCTCTGATCAACAGTCAGTCAGCAAATTATTATTGATGTTTGCTaatgtaacagaggccagctagtaggtgctgtccaggtaaacctcactccccaatctcaagagacgcactagcgactgatgctagaggttgcagcctttagcctccttgttagtgtgtccgcctcccgtgcccgagacccgctcggagcgggtgcggtaagacccgggtgtgaggggttacactaAGACAAGAACCAGTGTTACTATTGCTCACACTCAGTGTTATTAGGGGCTTTTCAAAATCCCTCAACTAAAGTGTTCATTTTGCGATTGTGGGTGTGTTATTGCTTTTAAACAACAATTTAGTAAATAAGATGTTAATACTGAATAACCTGAATGACATTTACTTTGAAATTGCTTTGACCAAGGAAAGGAGTTTCAAACATAGTTACAACACATTGTAGTAGagatttgttcctgaatgaatcagtgtttttgaacaaatcatttgagcaAATGAATCAAATTCAATGACTCactaaagacagtcacttgctgccacctattTGTGTAATGATGTAACCTGCAGAAAGAGTCACTGTAACTCTCTGTGGACTCTTCGAGGATTGAAACAAATtatgtataataaatatttatatacgtttaattcagttattttaaactcaccTTTCTAACTTCTGCTGAGTGTTTGACGTCTTGAATCTTCTTGATTCTCTCTTGGATCATCTGCTGAACATCTTTCTGTGTTTTCATCAACTGAGTCTACAGACACAGACGTATTTATCACAACAGAGATTTACTGTCTTCTGGGGAACCTACGATATGTTTTCAGAATTAACAAATTTTCCAAgatcaaaatggtaaaaaaatttAATGATTCGTCATGATACGAGACCTTTAAAAAGCAGTTTAAAGCAGTTTTGTTAGTAACGTCTACCTTCTTCTCTTCACTCTCTTCTTCTAGAGGAACCGTGTTGTGGTTCTTGTGGTCTGTCAGAGCACACATCGAACACACACATGTCTGATCATCTCTACAGAACAGCTCCAGAGGTCTCTCATGTTTCTGACAGATATAGTCCTCCAGATTACTCACAGGCTCCATCAGTTTGTGTTTCTTTAAACCTGTCACTCTCAAATGAGGCTCCAGATGAGTTTCACAGTAAGAGCTCTGACACACCAGACATGACTTCATGGCTTTCAGCTTTCTTTCCTCACAGATGTCACACAGAACTTCAGTTTTTTTCTTAGGAGTTTTCTTTTTATAGTGATCTACGACCTCTCTGAGTGTGGTATTAATCTTGAGATCAGGTCTTTGTTTGAATGTTTCTTTACAGTAAGGACAGTTGCAGGTCTGGCTGTTGTCCCAGCACTTATTCAGGCAGGTCTTGCAGAAGTTGTGTCCACATGGAGTGGTGACCTGATCAGTGAACACATCCAGACATATAGAGCACTGAAGCTCCTCAGTCAGTGGACCACTGGAGGATGACATTACTGGAAAGAGAAATGATGATGATAAATTACCTACAAGTCTGAATTTCGGGTGCACTAACCCGAATGTACATTTTCATGACAGTAAAAACCATTTGATCTAAATAATTTTGTTCTAGACAAATATATAATGTTCTTATAAATGTGCcttcttctttaaaaaataattcatCAGCatgtattaaataatattttctataaaaaaagtcATTCATGCACTAATTTAAGAGTCTTTTTATTGACTTACATGGAATTTCACTTATACTTCAACCCAGTCTCATATAAAAACGTACCCTGACTCTGGTTTCTCTTCTTTTTGTTGATGTTGGTGATGATTCtgccattgcttttttttttttttttttactgtttttcacataaattacaaataaattgaTT
Protein-coding regions in this window:
- the LOC141335321 gene encoding E3 ubiquitin-protein ligase TRIM39-like, producing MSSSSGPLTEELQCSICLDVFTDQVTTPCGHNFCKTCLNKCWDNSQTCNCPYCKETFKQRPDLKINTTLREVVDHYKKKTPKKKTEVLCDICEERKLKAMKSCLVCQSSYCETHLEPHLRVTGLKKHKLMEPVSNLEDYICQKHERPLELFCRDDQTCVCSMCALTDHKNHNTVPLEEESEEKKTQLMKTQKDVQQMIQERIKKIQDVKHSAEVRKRNTEEEKAARVEFFTDLIRSIERCQTELLEMMEEQQKAAEKQEEELIEELEQEITELKMRNAELERLSQTEDHLHLLQISSSLCSSTNTRNWLEISMKTHVSLETLRRDLTQLQHTLDEKLTQTELKRMQQYAVDVTLDPDTAHPNLILSDDGKQVRDSDVRQKLPDNPDRFDLCVSILGKEGFSSGRFYFEVQVKGKTDWTLGVVRESINRKGNIRVRPSNGYWTVVLRNGYKYAAYAGPTVLLSLRVKPQRVGVFVDYEEGLVSFYDVESSSHIYSYTGQSFTDKLYPYFGPSLNYKGQNSAPLIITPVNVNK